A genomic window from Sphingobacterium spiritivorum includes:
- a CDS encoding T9SS type A sorting domain-containing protein codes for MMKFFTKIHIIKTLTNALVLMASLSFAWGSNMVLASDSSSKKMGHMYMASNASKAAKYFNNESSYDFGMSAAKIFSAAESDKLINNVKVFYNPIAEQVTVSFKLGKQNAVSIKVMDALGNEVLGLMNNTLDAGNQNLAFETNGKLSSGFYFVRVVAGTETVIKRISVR; via the coding sequence ATGATGAAATTTTTTACTAAGATACACATTATTAAAACCCTTACGAACGCACTTGTGCTTATGGCAAGTCTGAGCTTTGCTTGGGGTTCCAATATGGTATTGGCGAGTGATAGTTCATCAAAAAAAATGGGCCATATGTATATGGCATCCAATGCCTCAAAGGCTGCTAAATATTTCAATAACGAATCTTCATACGACTTTGGTATGTCAGCTGCTAAAATTTTTTCTGCAGCAGAATCAGACAAACTGATCAATAATGTAAAAGTATTCTACAATCCTATTGCTGAACAGGTAACTGTATCCTTCAAATTGGGTAAACAGAATGCCGTTTCCATAAAGGTCATGGATGCGTTGGGTAATGAAGTTTTAGGGCTTATGAATAATACGCTTGATGCTGGTAATCAGAATCTTGCGTTTGAAACAAATGGCAAGTTGTCTTCAGGCTTTTACTTTGTGAGAGTTGTAGCAGGAACAGAAACAGTCATTAAACGTATATCCGTCAGATAA
- the ispG gene encoding (E)-4-hydroxy-3-methylbut-2-enyl-diphosphate synthase has protein sequence MDTSNLLSLPGGYCNSKTDYSRWVTREVNIGDIPMGGNNPIRIQSMTTIDTMDTMGSVEQTIRMVDAGCEYVRITAPSIKEAENLANIKKELRNRGYNVPLVADIHFTPNAAEVAARIVEKVRINPGNYADKKKFDQLSYSANEYQAELDRIYKKFAPLVSICKEYGTAMRIGTNHGSLSDRIMSHYGDTPEGMVESALEFIRICEDLNFYNLTISMKSSNPQVMVQAYRMLVEKMVIENMNYPLHLGVTEAGDGEDGRIKSAVGIGTLLEDGLGDTVRVSLTEEPEKEAPVAIALVNRYSKRAKMLQEAAIQSREIIQLNPSSETVAYESKEVNTFIGGSLVPRVIVDISASNLKDPNILTATGYRYDILNDKYHMGEQSVDFVFLGDQLPSFTMPGNLKQLYNYNTWLTIANPTNIHPVFDLEQFNAASRKDPVLNLIYIKNNDLESEIFGNSAIDNTVVFVLETDHIHGMADQRQFFANLQEIGLDNPVIIKRSYPSEEFSGPVGDIMNPEEPISKIQLYAATDLGALLIDKLGSGIWVDSPATPIDKLVSLSFGILQATRSRISKTEYISCPSCGRTLFDLQDTTQMIRARTNHLKGLKIAIMGCIVNGPGEMADADYGYVGAGPDKITLYRGKEVVKKNVSSANALDELIDIIKGDGLWIEEQETAV, from the coding sequence ATGGATACAAGTAATTTATTGAGCTTACCCGGAGGATATTGTAATTCTAAAACAGATTACAGCCGTTGGGTAACCAGGGAAGTGAATATCGGAGATATACCTATGGGAGGAAATAATCCCATACGTATCCAAAGTATGACCACTATAGATACCATGGATACTATGGGCTCTGTAGAGCAGACTATCCGCATGGTAGATGCTGGTTGTGAATATGTCCGTATCACTGCACCAAGTATAAAAGAAGCCGAAAATCTTGCAAATATTAAAAAAGAACTCCGTAACAGAGGCTATAATGTACCTCTTGTTGCGGATATTCATTTTACTCCGAATGCAGCTGAAGTTGCAGCAAGAATAGTAGAAAAAGTACGGATCAACCCCGGAAATTATGCGGACAAAAAAAAGTTCGATCAGCTTTCTTATTCTGCAAACGAATATCAGGCGGAATTAGACCGTATCTATAAAAAATTTGCTCCATTAGTCAGTATCTGTAAAGAATATGGCACTGCTATGCGCATAGGCACGAATCATGGTTCGCTGTCTGATCGTATCATGAGCCACTACGGGGATACACCGGAGGGAATGGTCGAATCAGCACTTGAATTTATACGCATTTGTGAAGATCTTAATTTTTACAACCTGACCATTTCGATGAAATCCAGTAATCCCCAGGTAATGGTACAGGCTTATCGTATGCTGGTCGAGAAGATGGTCATCGAAAATATGAACTATCCGCTCCACCTGGGTGTCACAGAGGCAGGAGATGGAGAAGACGGACGTATCAAATCGGCTGTTGGTATCGGCACATTGTTAGAAGATGGTCTGGGAGATACAGTACGTGTATCCCTAACAGAAGAACCGGAAAAAGAAGCACCTGTAGCCATAGCTCTCGTAAACCGCTACAGCAAACGTGCTAAAATGCTGCAGGAAGCAGCTATACAAAGCCGGGAAATAATACAGCTTAATCCTTCTTCCGAAACAGTAGCTTACGAATCCAAAGAAGTCAATACTTTTATTGGCGGTTCCCTCGTTCCCCGCGTCATTGTTGATATCTCGGCATCTAATCTGAAAGATCCGAATATCCTGACAGCAACAGGATATCGCTATGATATCCTCAATGACAAGTATCATATGGGAGAACAATCGGTAGATTTTGTATTTCTGGGAGATCAGCTACCTTCTTTCACCATGCCAGGCAATCTGAAGCAGCTTTATAATTACAATACCTGGTTAACGATTGCGAATCCAACCAATATACACCCTGTCTTTGATCTGGAACAGTTTAATGCAGCATCCCGCAAAGACCCTGTACTCAATCTGATATATATAAAAAATAATGATCTGGAATCCGAAATTTTCGGTAATTCAGCTATTGATAATACTGTTGTATTTGTATTGGAAACGGATCATATTCACGGGATGGCAGATCAGCGTCAGTTTTTCGCCAATCTTCAGGAAATAGGGCTCGACAATCCTGTTATTATAAAGAGATCCTATCCGTCAGAAGAATTTTCAGGTCCCGTGGGAGATATTATGAATCCGGAAGAACCGATTTCCAAGATTCAGCTGTATGCAGCAACAGACCTGGGCGCCTTACTGATTGACAAACTGGGCTCTGGCATATGGGTGGATTCACCTGCTACACCTATCGACAAACTGGTATCCTTATCTTTTGGAATCCTGCAGGCTACCCGATCGCGTATATCCAAAACAGAATATATCTCTTGTCCAAGCTGTGGACGGACTTTATTTGATTTACAAGATACCACCCAGATGATCCGTGCACGGACGAATCACCTTAAAGGGTTGAAGATCGCTATCATGGGTTGTATCGTCAACGGACCGGGTGAAATGGCAGATGCGGACTATGGCTATGTTGGTGCAGGGCCGGACAAAATAACGCTCTACCGAGGTAAAGAAGTGGTCAAGAAAAATGTAAGCTCAGCAAATGCTCTTGATGAACTTATCGATATCATCAAAGGCGACGGGCTTTGGATTGAAGAACAAGAAACTGCAGTATAA
- a CDS encoding LiaI-LiaF-like domain-containing protein, protein MNNKRITSGLIFLFVGIILLLDVLDIIEFNWLEIIRYWPLLIILGGINMLMPNGQSGQIAKLGFTCLLLGFLVFVGFTTPNESLISRFFKGSNIHISTDEVDDSIPSSSSKSLAIQLPKNLSVAKANFDIGTTNLKLSSQPSSVLFEAGNSSDSYFLKLTSDSAEDGTATIDLTGKKRKKGRSKNNTTLFKLNKDVVWDLNFDIGASDVQMDLSPFKIRNINFDTGASSVNMKLGRPVETSTINIDAGASSVEIRIPKDVPCQVTSDSGLSSIELGSGFVRKGDGVSETANYAQATSKYNIVIDAGVTSFKIIQY, encoded by the coding sequence ATGAACAATAAAAGAATTACCTCAGGACTTATCTTTCTTTTTGTGGGGATTATATTGCTTCTTGATGTCCTGGACATCATTGAGTTCAACTGGCTTGAAATTATTCGTTACTGGCCATTATTGATTATTCTGGGCGGTATTAATATGCTTATGCCTAATGGACAATCCGGACAGATCGCCAAATTAGGCTTTACCTGCCTGCTGTTAGGGTTTCTGGTATTTGTCGGCTTTACAACTCCGAATGAAAGCCTAATTTCCAGATTCTTCAAGGGATCTAATATTCATATAAGCACAGATGAAGTGGATGATTCAATTCCTTCCTCTTCAAGTAAGAGCCTTGCGATACAGCTCCCTAAAAATCTATCAGTAGCTAAAGCGAATTTCGATATCGGTACCACAAATCTCAAACTGTCCAGCCAACCGAGTAGCGTATTATTTGAGGCGGGAAATTCTTCAGACTCTTATTTTCTTAAACTCACATCAGACTCTGCCGAAGACGGTACAGCAACTATTGATTTAACGGGTAAAAAGAGAAAAAAAGGACGCAGCAAAAACAACACGACATTATTCAAACTGAATAAAGATGTAGTGTGGGATCTCAACTTTGACATCGGCGCTTCAGATGTACAGATGGACCTTTCTCCTTTTAAAATAAGAAACATTAACTTTGATACCGGAGCAAGCTCTGTAAATATGAAGCTTGGAAGACCTGTAGAAACATCTACGATCAATATAGATGCCGGAGCTTCTTCTGTCGAGATCCGAATCCCTAAAGATGTACCCTGCCAGGTAACTTCAGACAGCGGACTCTCATCTATAGAATTAGGCAGCGGTTTTGTGAGAAAAGGTGACGGCGTCAGTGAAACAGCGAATTATGCACAGGCTACTTCAAAATACAACATTGTTATTGACGCAGGGGTCACTTCTTTCAAGATCATTCAATATTAA